Within the Jatrophihabitans sp. genome, the region CGGCAGCAGGAAGCCCAGCCCCACACCTAGGCCCAGTGGTATCAGCAGCCCGCCCAGGCTGACTCGGACCGCGGTGGCGCCGCGTCGGCGGATCAGGCCCAGGTCGACGTGCATCCCCGACAGCCCGACCAGCAGCAGCACCCCGACCTGGGCCACCGCGTTGATCATGTTCGCCTGCGGCGCGCTGGCCGGGAACAGCCAGTCCCACAGTTCCGGCGTCAGGTGCCCGAGCAGGGACGGCCCGATCAGCACCCCGGTCAGCAGCTCACCCACCACTGCCGGCATCCCGAACCGGACGGCCAGCCGCCCCAGGATCACCGCCAGGCCGAGCAGCACGCCGACCTGGATCAGAAAGACCAGCAGATCATGACCGGCCGGCTGCGGAAGCGGCGAGAACCCGGCGGCGAGCGCGGTCGGGCTCATACCGCACCCGGCCGGTCAATCGAGGCCATGATAAGGAACGGCCTGCCGAGCACGAGTACGAGCGCAAGCGGAACGATTATGGCAAGGCTGACCATCGGCATGGCCACGCTTGTATACACGTTGTGACTCCTTGAAGGACGGGACAGGTGCCCCGAGACAGGTGAGCCGGTCAGCAGCATCGCTCGTTGCCAGCCGAGATATGCGGCCCTTGGTAAAGCTCAGCACCGGAGCGATCCCGAGCTCAGGGGCAGGGAATCCCGTGGTGAGATAGGGGATCCTTCAACTGCCAGCCGCATGTGGATCACCGGACAGCGGGCTCCAGTGTGGTGCCGCGGCTGGTGCCCCGATTCTTTGATCGTGCGGTTGCGAAGCAAGCTCAGAGTAGTTACTTGCTCACTCCTAGAAGACGATTCCTGGGACGACGGGTGCGACGGACCACGCTGGTTCAGGAGGATCACCCTTGGCTATCGCATCCGTGGGGGTGACAGGCTTGGCCAAAGCATCGGCTGGATTTCTCACCGAACTGCCTGGCACGGTCATTCGAGCCGCGCGAGTCGCGAGCGTCTCGCTCGGCTACGCCGTGGTCTTCGGGGCCGCCACGCTGGGGGCGCGGCTGCGAAGGCGGCGGTGGGCTGGCGAGGGCGAGCACCTCGCGTCGTTGTTCATCTCGCTCGGGCCGTCCTACATCAAGATCGGCCAGTTGCTCAGCACCCGGCGCGATCTTCTTCCAGAGCGCGTGTGCACGGCACTCGGCCGGCTGACGGATGCGCCGCCGCCACCTCGACGTGCCCGCCTGGAGGGTTTACTCCGGCGGGCGTACCGGGGACAGGAGTGGCCGTTCGTCGAGTTCGACTGGACGCCGGTGGCCACCGGTAGCATCGCGACGATCCACCGCGCGGTCACCCGCGACGGTCAGCAGGTCGCGGTGAAAGTGCGCAGGCCGGGCATCGACCGGGTAATGCGGCGGGACTACCAGCTGACGGCCGCGGCCATGAGCGCCGCCGAACGGCTGCCATGGCTGCGGTCGATGCCCATGAAGCTGATGCACGCGCAGGTCGGCGGCGCCATCCTGCGCCAATTGGACCTCATGGCAGAGTGCCAAGCGCTCGACGACCTGCGCGCGAACCTGACGGAATTCTCCTGGATCCGGATTCCGGCACCGCTGCCCGAGCTCTGCTCGGAGGACGTGCTGGTGATGGAATACGTGGAGGGGCTGGTCCGGGCCGCGCCGGAGTCACTCTCGGAGAATGTGCGCAATGTGGCCGCGCGCCGGGTGATGTTGACGGTCTACGAGATGCTCTTCGTCGACGGGCTGGTCCACTGCGACCTGCACCCGGGAAACCTTTACATCAACGACGACGGTTCCGTGGTGATCCTCGACGCCGGCTTTCTGATCCAGCTTCCCGAGCCGGTGCGCGCCTCCTTCTCTGACTTCTTCATCAACCTGGCCATGGGTAATGGCCCCCTCTGCGCCGAGATCATCATCGAGAGTGCGGCGGGCACCGCGGACGGCTGCGACCTCAGCGGATTCCGCGCGGACCTGACCGAGCTCGTCAGGGAGGCAACCGGGGTTCGCTCGATTGAATTCAACTTGGCCACGTTCGCTGGGCGGCTGTTCAATCTCCAGCGGCGGTTCGGTATCTACCCGGCGCCCGAGTTCGCGTTCCCACTGCTGTCACTTCTGGTGGTCGAGGGAATCGTGCAGAGCCTCGATCCCAAACTCGACTTCCAGGCGGAGGCGATGCCCGTGCTCCGCCGCAGGAACATGCCACGCACTTCGGTTGGTTAATGAGAGGAATGGTGTACAGATGGATATGACCTCAGGGGTCCGCGTTCCGTTGGTCGACGAAGCGGACGCGACAGGTTATCTGGCAGAACTCTATGAGCGCGCCAAAGAGGTCACCGCGCTGAGCTTCGTCCCCGACATGTTCCGGCTTGTCTCGACGCGGCCGAAACTCCTTGAGACGATGCTCGCTGGATACGATGGCGTCTTCAACCACGGCAAGCTGCCACGCCAGACCCGGGAGTTGATCTCTGCCTGGACGTCGAAGGTGAACGAGTGCCCGTATTGTGTCGGCACGCACAGCTACTTCTTGCAAGTCTTCGGTGGAAGCCCCGAACTGGCCCAGGCAATCGAAGCAGCGGACTCGCCCGACGACCTTCCGGTGGACGAGCCGACCCGGGTGTTATTGCACCTGGTGACCAAGCTCAGCCGCAGCGCCTACCGGATCACCGACAAGGACTGGCAGGTGGCTCTGGACGCCGGCTGGACCGCCGACGATCTGCTTGAGGCCTTCTTCTGCGCGGCGCTGTTCAACTTCATCACCCGTCTGGTGGACGGTCTCGGGCTCGGGGCGTCGGTGGCCAGGAGCCGGATCTCCCAGCTGGAGCCGTCCGAGGCCTCCGACCCAGCCGTCACCACCTCACACAGTTGAGGCCGGCGATGAATCCGTCCCGAGCGGTTCTCATCACCGGTATCTCCTCGATGGGAGGGCTCGGGTCAGGTACTGGTAGGGCTCTGGCGCTCCGGCTGCACCGTGCTGGATGGCCGGTCTACGCGAGCGGCCGGAGCCTGGAGGGTCTCAAGGACCTCGCGGAGTGTGGCATCAGCACCCTGCGCGTCGACGTGACAGACGAAGAGTCGATGATCGCGGCGGTAGCTCGAATCACCGCCGAGCACGGCGCGGTCGGCGTGCTGGTCAACAATGCCGCCTACAGCCTCAACGGCACGATCGAGCAGACCCCCATCGATGAGGTCCGACACCAGTTCGAGACGAACGTTTTCGGCCTGTCCCGTATGACGCAACTGGTTCTGCCGGGTATGCGGCAGCAGGGATCGGGCCGCATCGTCATCATGTCGTCGATCTTCGGGCTCTTCGCAACTCCAGGGCGCGGCTATTACCAGGCGACCAAGCACGCGCTTGAGGCGATCGGCGACTCACTCCGGCAGGAGGTGCGCCGCTTCGGGATCGAGGTCGTGATTATCGAGCCCTCGCCGATCCTCGGCGCATTCGTCCCCACCACCGTGGGCGAGCTCGGACTCGCTCCAGGGTCTACCGTCGACGATCCGTACGGCGATTTCTGGGAGCGTTTCGTCGAGTGGCACGGCGCCTATCGGGAGGTCGACCATCCGAAGGGTCGCGGCCGGCTGTCGCTGCGCTCAGACGCCGTCGCTGCCCTTGTCGAGGAGGCGGTCACTGCCAGCCGTCCGCGGATCCGCTACCGACTCGGCGTGCCGGTGCGGTTGCTGCGTCCCCAGCGCGTGATCTTCGGCGATCGTGCCTGGGAGAAATTCCTCCGCACGTTCTTTCCGACGCCGTAGGCGCCGCACCTCGGCATCGGCGAACTCCTGTTCGCTTCATCCCCTTTTTCTGGCAATGCAGAAGAAGGTTGCGGCTGCGGGAAAAGAAGACTTGCAGCAAATATGAACGTCCAACGGAAAAGATCATCACGTTACTTCAAGAGGGAGTGCCTCAATGCCTAGAATTCTTATCGTGGGCGCCGGGCAGGCTGGGCTGCAATTGGCGCTCGGGCTGCAACATCACGGATATGACGTGACTGTCGTGTCGGCGCGCACGGCCGATGAAATCGAAAACGGTAACGTCATGTCGTCGCAGTTCCAGTTCGATAGCACGCTCCAATTCGAGCGCGATCTCGGAATCTACTTCTGGGACGGTCAGCCCCCATACACCCCGAACACCACCTTTTCGTTGGGCGGCGACGGACCCACCCCGATTCTCGAGTGGGGCAGCCCGCTGAAGAAGCCCGGCGCCGACATCGACCAGCGGGTCAAGATGTCACGATGGCTCCGGTTGTTCGAAGAGAATGGTGGCGAACTGATCATCACCAACGCGACCATCGCCGATCTCGACACCTGGTCGAGCGTCTACGATCTCGTGGTCGTCGCCGCCGGCAAGGGCGCACTGGCCGAGGTCTTCGAGCGCGACGCGGCCCGTTCGCCTTTCACGACCCCACAGCGAATGCTCTCGGTCGTGTACGTCAATGGCTACCAGCCCGATCCCAGCGGCCCAGGGGAGCACTCGGTCGATTTCCACCTGTTGCCGGGACGGGGCGAGATGATTGTGATGCCGGCGCTTACCGTCTCCGGGCCCTGCCACGTCCTGTTCTTCGAGGCCATCCCAGGCGGGCCGTTGGACGTTTTCAGCGACGTCAGCTCGCCCCAGCAACATCTCGAGCGTTTCGTCGAAGTGCTCGAGCAGCACGTGCCGTGGGTGCGCGAGCGCTATACCAAGTTGGAGCTCACCGACCAGGGCGGAACGCTACGGGGCGGGTTTGCCCCCGCCGTACGGCACCCCGTCGCGACACTGCCCTCTGGCGGCCGCGTGCTGGGTATGGGGGACGTCGTCGTGACCAACGACCCCATCACGGGTCAGGGCTCGAATCTGGCCGCCAAGTGTGCGGCCGTCTATCTCGACCGCATCCTGCAGCACGGGGATCGGCCGTTCGACAGCACCTTCATGGAAGGCGCCTTCGAGGCGTTCTGGACGCTGCACGGGCGTGCGACCACACAGTGGACGAACATGATGCTCCTGCCGCCCCCTCCGCACGTGCTTGAAATTCTGGGAGCCGCGAGTCAGATCCCGGCAATCGGCAATCGCTACATCGAGTCTTTCGACGACCCTAACGACTTCGACGAGTGGTTCATGGACCCTGACAAAGCCGCCGCGTATCTTGCAGCAGTCACCGGCGCGCCAGTCGGGTCAGGTAGCGGCAGCCGGATCAGTTAACTGAAAAAGTAACCGATAGCGAACGCGCCAAACCGGCGGAGGAGATATCGTAACAACATGAGCACGAAGCGCAGCTACAAGGAGGGGTGTTCGGTCTCCCATGCCCTAGATCTGGTAGGGGAGCGTTGGGCCCTGTTGGTGGTACGCGAGCTCCTCCTTGGGCCGAAGCGTTTCAGCGACCTGCAGGACGCGCTCAGTGGAGCAAGCTCGAACATCCTTTCGATCCGACTCCATGATCTTGAAGCGATCGGTGTGTTGCGCAAGTACCGTGCGGATGCCCCGGTGAGCCGGCTGGTGTATGAGCTGACCGACTGGGGCCACTCCCTTGAGCCCGTTCTGTTCGCGTTGGGCAACTGGGCGACGAAGTCGCCCTACTGGGACCCGCAGGCGCCTTCTACCGTGGACTCGCTGGTCCTGGCGCTGCGGGCCCGGGCACAGTTTCTCTTCGCCGCCGGCGCACCGGTCGCTGGCATCTGCGACATGCGGGTAGACGACTACCGCTTGTTCACTCTGCGCTTCAGCGAGGCTGGATTGGTCGTCACCCGTCCCGCCGGCTCCGATCCCGACGCCGTCGTCGAGATCGACGCCCGCACCCTCAAGATGCTGATAAATGGTGACGAGACGCTCGACGACGCCGTGGACGAGGGCCGTGTCAAGCTCGGCGGCGACGAGCGTCTGATCAGATCCTTGATCAAATAGTGACGTCCGCAGGTCAGTCCTGACTGGTGCGGAAGTGTCGAATCCACTTAATTCTGTCCACCAAACCGTGTTTCTCTGTCCATGTGAGCAAGGTTGCGCATGTACCTTGCTAGCCCTACGCTCCGGTGGAGAAAGTGAACCAGCTACTTCAAAAATCGAGTGGTAGATGGCCGTCACCACCACCGCTGAGCCTCTAGAAGGAGTGAGCACACAGCATGCAATCCGCCACCACCGAGGCAGTCACACCTCATAAGGGC harbors:
- a CDS encoding carboxymuconolactone decarboxylase family protein, with the protein product MDMTSGVRVPLVDEADATGYLAELYERAKEVTALSFVPDMFRLVSTRPKLLETMLAGYDGVFNHGKLPRQTRELISAWTSKVNECPYCVGTHSYFLQVFGGSPELAQAIEAADSPDDLPVDEPTRVLLHLVTKLSRSAYRITDKDWQVALDAGWTADDLLEAFFCAALFNFITRLVDGLGLGASVARSRISQLEPSEASDPAVTTSHS
- a CDS encoding winged helix-turn-helix transcriptional regulator gives rise to the protein MSTKRSYKEGCSVSHALDLVGERWALLVVRELLLGPKRFSDLQDALSGASSNILSIRLHDLEAIGVLRKYRADAPVSRLVYELTDWGHSLEPVLFALGNWATKSPYWDPQAPSTVDSLVLALRARAQFLFAAGAPVAGICDMRVDDYRLFTLRFSEAGLVVTRPAGSDPDAVVEIDARTLKMLINGDETLDDAVDEGRVKLGGDERLIRSLIK
- a CDS encoding cation:proton antiporter, with protein sequence MSPTALAAGFSPLPQPAGHDLLVFLIQVGVLLGLAVILGRLAVRFGMPAVVGELLTGVLIGPSLLGHLTPELWDWLFPASAPQANMINAVAQVGVLLLVGLSGMHVDLGLIRRRGATAVRVSLGGLLIPLGLGVGLGFLLP
- a CDS encoding styrene monooxygenase/indole monooxygenase family protein, whose amino-acid sequence is MGAGQAGLQLALGLQHHGYDVTVVSARTADEIENGNVMSSQFQFDSTLQFERDLGIYFWDGQPPYTPNTTFSLGGDGPTPILEWGSPLKKPGADIDQRVKMSRWLRLFEENGGELIITNATIADLDTWSSVYDLVVVAAGKGALAEVFERDAARSPFTTPQRMLSVVYVNGYQPDPSGPGEHSVDFHLLPGRGEMIVMPALTVSGPCHVLFFEAIPGGPLDVFSDVSSPQQHLERFVEVLEQHVPWVRERYTKLELTDQGGTLRGGFAPAVRHPVATLPSGGRVLGMGDVVVTNDPITGQGSNLAAKCAAVYLDRILQHGDRPFDSTFMEGAFEAFWTLHGRATTQWTNMMLLPPPPHVLEILGAASQIPAIGNRYIESFDDPNDFDEWFMDPDKAAAYLAAVTGAPVGSGSGSRIS
- a CDS encoding AarF/UbiB family protein, whose product is MAIASVGVTGLAKASAGFLTELPGTVIRAARVASVSLGYAVVFGAATLGARLRRRRWAGEGEHLASLFISLGPSYIKIGQLLSTRRDLLPERVCTALGRLTDAPPPPRRARLEGLLRRAYRGQEWPFVEFDWTPVATGSIATIHRAVTRDGQQVAVKVRRPGIDRVMRRDYQLTAAAMSAAERLPWLRSMPMKLMHAQVGGAILRQLDLMAECQALDDLRANLTEFSWIRIPAPLPELCSEDVLVMEYVEGLVRAAPESLSENVRNVAARRVMLTVYEMLFVDGLVHCDLHPGNLYINDDGSVVILDAGFLIQLPEPVRASFSDFFINLAMGNGPLCAEIIIESAAGTADGCDLSGFRADLTELVREATGVRSIEFNLATFAGRLFNLQRRFGIYPAPEFAFPLLSLLVVEGIVQSLDPKLDFQAEAMPVLRRRNMPRTSVG
- a CDS encoding SDR family NAD(P)-dependent oxidoreductase, which translates into the protein MGGLGSGTGRALALRLHRAGWPVYASGRSLEGLKDLAECGISTLRVDVTDEESMIAAVARITAEHGAVGVLVNNAAYSLNGTIEQTPIDEVRHQFETNVFGLSRMTQLVLPGMRQQGSGRIVIMSSIFGLFATPGRGYYQATKHALEAIGDSLRQEVRRFGIEVVIIEPSPILGAFVPTTVGELGLAPGSTVDDPYGDFWERFVEWHGAYREVDHPKGRGRLSLRSDAVAALVEEAVTASRPRIRYRLGVPVRLLRPQRVIFGDRAWEKFLRTFFPTP